Proteins from a genomic interval of Enterococcus faecium:
- a CDS encoding ROK family glucokinase translates to MDKKIIGIDLGGTTAKFAILTPEGEIQQKWSIDTNILDDGKHIVPEIIESINHRLNLYNMKAEDFIGIGMGTPGSVDSEAGTVIGAYNLNWTEVQFVKKLIEAGTGIKFAIDNDANVAALGERWKGAGENDPDVVFVTLGTGVGGGIVAGGNLIHGVSGAGGEIGHITVDPEGFECTCGKRGCLETVSSATGVVRLGRYLAEEYAGDSKLKAMLDNGEEVTSKDIFEMAQEDDPFALMVVDRVCFYLGLACANLGNTLNPSSIVLGGGVSAAGEFLRSRVEKYFKEFTFPQVRESTKIKLAELGNEAGVIGAASLALKFA, encoded by the coding sequence ATGGACAAGAAGATTATTGGGATTGATTTAGGTGGAACAACAGCAAAATTTGCAATTTTAACACCAGAAGGAGAGATTCAACAAAAATGGAGCATCGATACCAATATTTTGGATGATGGTAAGCATATCGTTCCTGAAATCATTGAATCAATCAACCATCGTTTGAATTTATATAATATGAAAGCCGAAGACTTTATCGGAATCGGCATGGGTACCCCAGGAAGCGTGGACAGCGAAGCTGGAACGGTTATTGGTGCGTATAACTTAAACTGGACAGAAGTTCAATTTGTGAAAAAACTGATCGAGGCAGGAACAGGAATCAAATTCGCTATCGATAATGATGCGAATGTTGCTGCTTTAGGTGAACGATGGAAAGGTGCTGGAGAAAACGATCCAGACGTTGTATTCGTTACTCTAGGAACAGGTGTTGGCGGTGGTATCGTTGCTGGCGGAAATTTGATTCACGGCGTGAGCGGAGCAGGCGGAGAGATCGGCCATATCACTGTGGATCCTGAAGGGTTCGAATGTACTTGCGGTAAACGCGGATGTTTAGAAACTGTGTCTAGCGCTACTGGTGTGGTACGTCTAGGTCGTTACTTGGCAGAAGAATACGCAGGAGATTCAAAACTGAAAGCAATGTTAGACAACGGTGAAGAAGTAACAAGTAAAGATATCTTTGAAATGGCTCAAGAAGACGATCCGTTTGCATTGATGGTTGTTGATCGCGTATGCTTCTACTTAGGTTTAGCTTGCGCCAACTTGGGGAATACATTGAATCCGTCAAGTATTGTGTTAGGTGGAGGAGTATCGGCAGCAGGAGAATTTTTACGTAGCCGTGTAGAGAAATATTTTAAAGAATTTACTTTCCCGCAAGTAAGAGAATCAACAAAAATCAAATTAGCAGAGCTTGGTAATGAAGCTGGTGTCATTGGTGCTGCCTCATTAGCCTTGAAATTTGCTTAA
- a CDS encoding rhodanese-like domain-containing protein, translating to MVLWVINIILLLIVLAIIFWEVYLRVMAKRSATTLTEEEFREGMRKAQVIDVREKDVFDAGHILGARNIPYTVLKDSLGSIRKDQPVYIYDQKKSLSIRTANKLRKAGYQEIYLLKGGYDGWSGKIKSKKV from the coding sequence ATGGTTTTATGGGTAATTAATATCATTTTGCTATTGATTGTGCTTGCAATCATCTTTTGGGAAGTCTATCTACGAGTAATGGCCAAGCGTTCAGCAACGACTTTGACAGAAGAAGAATTTCGAGAAGGAATGAGAAAAGCACAAGTAATCGATGTTCGCGAAAAAGATGTGTTTGATGCTGGGCATATTTTAGGTGCAAGAAACATCCCTTACACTGTTTTGAAAGATTCATTAGGATCTATTCGAAAAGACCAGCCTGTCTATATTTACGATCAAAAGAAAAGCTTGAGCATCCGTACAGCAAATAAATTACGTAAAGCAGGTTATCAAGAGATTTATTTACTTAAGGGTGGATATGACGGATGGTCTGGAAAAATCAAAAGTAAAAAAGTATAA
- a CDS encoding DUF488 domain-containing protein has product MIKLKRVYLDAEKEDGYRILVDRFWPRGISKEKAQLDLWLKEIAPSNEARKTFDHVPERFASFAKKYQQELIFEEEKKQAIFKLSQLMKEHPVITFVYGAKNEHQNHAVLLKKFIEMEACK; this is encoded by the coding sequence ATGATCAAATTAAAACGTGTTTACCTTGATGCTGAAAAAGAGGATGGCTATAGAATACTCGTGGATAGGTTCTGGCCACGAGGAATTTCAAAAGAAAAAGCGCAGTTAGATCTGTGGTTGAAAGAAATTGCACCTAGTAATGAAGCACGCAAAACTTTTGACCATGTACCAGAACGATTTGCTTCATTTGCAAAGAAATACCAGCAAGAATTGATTTTCGAAGAAGAAAAGAAGCAAGCTATTTTTAAACTCAGTCAACTTATGAAAGAACATCCAGTCATTACTTTTGTTTATGGTGCAAAAAATGAACATCAGAACCATGCTGTTTTATTGAAAAAATTTATCGAAATGGAGGCATGCAAATGA